The following DNA comes from Fervidibacillus albus.
GTTTTGCATCATTAATGCGAATCATTGGTCCAATATCTGTATTCTCATCCAATGGGTTACCTAGTTTAAATTTTTCTGTTTTTTCTTTTAATAAACTTACAAATGATTCAAATATACTTTTGTGGACATAAACTCGTTGTACGGATATACAAACTTGTCCCGCGTTATTAAAACTCTTTTGGGCAATTAATGTTGCAGCTTGCTTTAAATTCGCATCAGAATGAACGATAGTTGCGGAATTATTTCCAAGTTCAAGCGCAACTTTTCTTAGACCTGCTTTTTTCCGAATGATTTCACCTACCTCAGGGCTTCCCGTAAAAGTAAACATATCAACATCTTTGTTCATCAACAACCATTCCCCAACCTCTGAACCTTTACCAGTAACAACATTTAAGCGTCCTTTTGGTAAACCTGCTTTCTCAAATAATTCCGCAATCTTTAAAGCTGTAATAGGGGTTACTTCAGCAGGTTTTAACACAATACTATTTCCTGCTGCAAGACCAGGACCAATCTTATGACAAACTAAATTTAGAGGAACATTAAAAGGTGTAATGGCTGCAATAACCCCAACTGGAACACGCATGGTAAATGCTATACGATTTTCAGATCCTGGTGCTGATTCAACAGGTATGCCTTCACCATGTATTCGTTTTGCTTCTTCAGCTGATATTTGTAGCGTTTGCGCAGCTCGTTCTACTTCTATTCGTGAATCACGAATCGGTTTTCCTACTTCAATAGATAATATTCTAGAAAACTCTTCCTTTTGTTCTATAAGCATCTCTGCTACTTTGCTTAACACTTTATACCGTTCATATGGTGTAAACTGCTCTTTTAGAGATGCCTTAGCAGCTTGAATTGCCCTTTTCACATCATCTTCTGTGGCAACCGTTGTTTCGGCAAAAAGTTCGTGCGTATATTTATTGGTTACACTAGATTTTTTCTCCCCCCTTACCCATTCTCCATTAATTAACATTCCATAATTTGTTACTGTATTGGTAGCCATTTTCTCCACACCCCTTTGAATTTTATAAATCTATATCATAGTGATATAAATCACTCTGATATTTGGTTTGTGTGAACACGATGGTTAATAAAATTTTGTGTAAGCAAATTTCTAGATAAATAAAAAGAGGGAGGGTATTCTCAGATTTGCGATCAAACAAATTGAGGATAACCCTACCTAGTCTTGAAGAATATTTAACTCTGATTTCGCAAATCAACCGGAAATCATGTTTCGTAAGTTTTTCAAAGAGAAATTAGAGTTCATGAAAAAAATTTAAAAACTTTCTAGAAGTAGAACAGAAAGAAATCCATAAGTCCAGAAATGGGGAATTCACCTGTTCCTTAAATATGAAATATTAGGAAGTTAAATCAACATCATGTTCCATGAAATCTAAATGAGAATTTTCAAATCCAAACCGATAAACTATGATGTGTCGTGCATAAAGCTAGAAAAACTAAATTTGAAGTTGCAGAAGATGTAAAGCTCACTTATCGTGCCTCGACAAAAGAAGCTGTGATACAAGCATTTCATGAATTCAAGAAAAAGAGGACCAAATAATCTGCAAGTGAAGTATAATCATGGGAAGAAGATTTAGATGTTCTACTTAAGTTTATGAAGACACTAAGCATACGAAATATCATAAACACGACATATACGATGAGAGAATCATAGATAATGACAGTTTTTCAAGTATAGAA
Coding sequences within:
- a CDS encoding aldehyde dehydrogenase family protein, giving the protein MATNTVTNYGMLINGEWVRGEKKSSVTNKYTHELFAETTVATEDDVKRAIQAAKASLKEQFTPYERYKVLSKVAEMLIEQKEEFSRILSIEVGKPIRDSRIEVERAAQTLQISAEEAKRIHGEGIPVESAPGSENRIAFTMRVPVGVIAAITPFNVPLNLVCHKIGPGLAAGNSIVLKPAEVTPITALKIAELFEKAGLPKGRLNVVTGKGSEVGEWLLMNKDVDMFTFTGSPEVGEIIRKKAGLRKVALELGNNSATIVHSDANLKQAATLIAQKSFNNAGQVCISVQRVYVHKSIFESFVSLLKEKTEKFKLGNPLDENTDIGPMIRINDAKRVEEWINEAIEQGANLILGGKRDGAFYTPTILTNVKQDMKVCRKEVFGPVVSIDEYEEIDEAIMKVNDSEYGLQAGIFTKDLNLAMKAAKEIEVGGLIINDASAYRADHMPYGGIKRSGTGKEGPKYAIEEMTEERIVVFNL